In Leptidea sinapis chromosome 21, ilLepSina1.1, whole genome shotgun sequence, the following proteins share a genomic window:
- the LOC126970404 gene encoding putative uncharacterized protein DDB_G0267840 isoform X1 encodes MNPPSALHSAMNRDRKPFTYTPGGIDLSEIKSERMAKRLMRNAMDQGVPETPAHLIHSPPTPSTPIQNFNCLPVQVFPTFALPSNPKSLLRTRSTPDPPAYLNNTQDKILEANKKPDLNSVDAKWKPYAETKQATDNVPFNEPINYGSSGHTFQSYPYNQENSLKKSNPDSLHLKYDLEEPYNQSMQPIFRTIPEPSPNVVIDLNSNIATSLMEEQNNNKEEIEVEPAPQKSLTEDVPIKENGDTDTAITVKLPSKKSEVKSETKVEVSKKTLPNGSVQEVKKTITKTTIDGKTEIKTETETTTIPKQEDDEEIEYEVEEEEEEEDVVEEDENDEKVVESNYLESKKNVGCERNSTDEVYKESVEDTFEKDNKEEELEQEKGIESKGLSDTYKTGQVITQEEKHESSTTKRVVIVHSEEDFDKPDSECHNEIKDVLNYQENDQECVDAKADEVVEINIQSNVAEESQLCDDDKPENDEVETRTIESQIKTNLKPNEDNDEKELISENGVENEDDVSETYEEAKEGEDSSKLDDKVMKDTETKDNVDETEDMPKDSLNDQNQIVKNVVEELNLLKPQQLIDGDHKDIEIPIKVEYNETISQQETKSHEPSSDSNVTRKTEQACTVPLDKVEEIEIKPIGPVQEITKKTHTEIITTTSDKPASRLSTQTEFNIIENFVTVNRTTKTLDHAYEEIPDNIPEIKTFAPSDNHRILISPPPHIKTFQPVFSSEPTERRHSLLLDRISVERQMPSEIIHNSYISPNQFSNNQQYPQEPQSEVLVVNNVKPSAIIKNQQWYQRHNENTNCESMVHETYQNDQWQESQPLRKPHFKCQSFPKPVQQPRPQTQQSVPPPPQNAPRIQPSPQPIYQTMAQQTPFGTHPVNQVQEPPKPIYQPQPQFQQTYHNTSQENFNISNNNYEHNIYPSHKSQNTWTPSNWDIQSQPNPQSNQYSYLTKEVENIQNSTREFKSSYVPPPWEQDPKYVVDNAPQTHYQPAPTKPQFSVNQPWKSSKPTNKFTKTTTSSYTPPAPNQSFVKAASTTESSKTQGRKTYYSEYERRFISVPESNYLPSETKYQPQPDPSPQYYYDNNEPAEIVEPQWRKELREFKEKTTTHTEETTVRPPWEEDPKYSAPKDFTPTQTPIPTWTQTLKPRSWRERSYEPEHIASKEWPKTNSLRRGRPQSSYIKNHVDRVPERIRGVSVDRYNPNSYQPPLTKLHPAPATHVLDPIIQSQTYHNPNVPAYHARASAEPREQPISYQQPRASREPKAAPVQSRSFKYLQWITGTED; translated from the exons ATGAATCCGCCATCGGCCTTACACAGCGCTATGAATAGAGACCGTAAGCCCTTTACATATACACCAGGAGGAATCGATTTATCTGAAATCAAGTCGGAACGCATGGCAAAGCGTCTAATGAGAAATGCTATGGATCAAGGTGTACCAGAAACACCGGCTCACTTAATACATTCACCGCCAACACCATCTACaccaattcaaaattttaattgctTACCTGTTCAAGTTTTTCCTACATTTGCGCTACCATCAAATCCAAAGTCTCTACTCAGAACAAGAAGTACCCCGGATCCACCTGCGTATCTAAACAACACTCAAGATAAAATATTAGAAGCAAATAAAAAACCGGATTTGAATAGTGTTGATGCGAAATGGAAACCTTATGCAGAAACAAAACAAGCCACAGACAATGTTCCATTTAATGAACCTATAAATTACGGAAGTAGTGGTCATACTTTTCAAAGCTACCCATACAATCAAgagaattcattaaaaaaatccaacCCAGATTCTTTACATTTAAAGTATGATTTAGAAGAACCATACAACCAGAGCATGCAGCCAATATTTCGTACAATACCAGAACCGTCCCCTAACGTAGTAATAGATCTTAACAGCAATATTGCAACAAGCCTGATGGAAGAGCAAAATAACAATAAG GAAGAAATTGAGGTGGAACCAGCACCGCAAAAATCCTTAACAGAAGACGTACCAATAAAAGAAAATGGTGACACAGATACCGCTATTACTGTGAaattaccttcaaaaaagtcgGAAGTGAAATCTGAAACAAAAGTAGAGGTATCAAAGAAAACTTTGCCGAATGGGTCCGTGCAAGAAGTAAAGAAAACAATTACCAAAACTACTATTGATGGGAAAACTGAAATTAAAACTGAAACAGAGACAACAACCATACCAAAACAGGAAGACGATGAAGAGATAGAGTATGAAGTTGAAGAGGAAGAGGAAGAAGAAGATGTTGTTGAAGAAGACGAAAATGATGAAAAAGTAGTTGAAAGTAATTATTTAGAATCTAAGAAAAATGTCGGATGTGAAAGAAATAGTACTGATGAAGTTTATAAAGAAAGTGTTGAAGATACATTTGAAAAAGACAATAAGGAAGAAGAATTAGAGCAGGAAAAGGGCATAGAAAGCAAAGGTCTAAGCGATACTTATAAAACTGGGCAGGTAATTACTCAAGAAGAAAAACACGAATCAAGCACAACGAAAAGAGTCGTAATTGTTCATTCCGAGGAAGATTTTGATAAGCCTGATAGCGAATGTCATAATGAAATCAAGGATGTATTGAATTATCAGGAAAATGATCAAGAATGTGTAGATGCTAAGGCAGATGAAGTTGTAGAAATTAATATTCAATCAAATGTTGCAGAGGAGTCTCAGCTTTGTGATGACGATAAACCAGAAAACGATGAAGTAGAAACTAGAACCATTGAATCACAAATCAAAACGAATTTGAAGCCAAACGAGGATAATGATGAAAAAGAATTGATATCTGAAAATGGTGTGGAGAACGAGGATGACGTTAGTGAAACTTATGAGGAAGCAAAAGAAGGAGAAGACTCCTCAAAGCTAGACGATAAAGTAATGAAAGACACTGAAACAAAAGATAATGTAGATGAGACAGAGGATATGCCTAAGGATTCATTGAATGATCAGAatcaaattgttaaaaatgtggTCGAGgagttaaatttattaaaaccaCAACAACTAATAGACGGTGATCACAAAGACatagaaattccaataaaagtaGAATACAATGAAACAATATCACAGCAAGAAACAAAAAGTCACGAGCCCTCTTCAGATAGTAACGTTACAAGAAAAACAGAACAGGCATGTACTGTGCCACTCGATAAAGTGGAAGAGATAGAAATCAAACCTATAGGTCCAGTACAGgaaattaccaaaaaaacacATACTGAAATAATAACTACGACTTCCGATAAGCCAGCTAGTAGACTGAGCACGCAGactgaatttaatataattgaaaatttcGTAACCGTGAATCGGACGACTAAAACTTTGGACCATGCTTATGAAGAAATCCCTGATAATATACCAGAGATTAAAACATTTGCTCCTTCTGACAATCATAGAATACTGATTTCACCTCCACCTCATATCAAAACCTTTCAACCAGTATTCTCCTCAGAACCGACAGAGAGACGACACAGTTTATTACTTGATAGGATTAGCGTAGAACGCCAAATGCCTTCGGAAATAATCCATAATAGCTATATAAGTCCAAATCAATTCAGCAACAACCAACAATATCCACAAGAACCGCAATCAGAAGTTCTTGTAGTAAACAACGTCAAACCAAGtgctataataaaaaatcagcaATGGTACCAGAGACATAATGAAAATACCAATTGCGAAAGCATGGTTCATGAAACATATCAGAATGATCAATGGCAGGAGAGTCAACCCCTTCGAAAGCCGCATTTTAAATGTCAGTCATTCCCAAAACCTGTTCAGCAACCAAGACCTCAAACACAACAATCAGTACCACCACCTCCACAAAATGCGCCGAGAATACAACCCTCACCACAACCAATTTATCAAACAATGGCACAACAAACACCTTTCGGAACTCACCCAGTAAATCAAGTACAAGAACCACCAAAACCAATCTATCAACCACAGCCTCAATTTCAACAAACATATCACAATACCTCTCAAGAAAACTTCAACATTTCAAACAATAATTATGAGCATAATATTTATCCATCCCATAAATCACAAAATACTTGGACCCCTAGTAATTGGGACATTCAGTCCCAACCAAACCCTCAGTCGAATCAGTACTCCTATTTAACAAAGGAAGTTGAAAATATTCAGAATTCGACTCGCGAATTTAAATCATCATACGTGCCTCCACCGTGGGAACAAGATCCTAAATATGTCGTTGACAATGCACCTCAAACTCATTATCAGCCGGCTCCAACTAAACCACAATTCTCTGTGAACCAACCATGGAAATCATCCAAACCAACAAACAAGTTTACAAAAACAACCACTTCGTCGTACACGCCCCCAGCTCCTAATCAATCCTTTGTTAAGGCGGCTAGCACAACAGAATCCTCAAAAACACAAGGTCGTAAAACTTATTATAGTGAATATGAACGTCGATTCATCTCTGTTCCGGAGTCAAATTACCTGCCCTCTGAGACAAAATATCAACCACAGCCAGATCCATCGCCACAGtactattatgataataatgagCCCGCTGAAATTGTTGAGCCCCAGTGGCGTAAGGAATTGAGAGAGTTTAAAGAAAAGACAACAACACATACAGAAGAAACTACTGTGAGACCACCGTGGGAAGAAGATCCGAAATATTCAGCACCAAAAGACTTCACACCAACACAAACACCAATACCAACTTGGACACAGACATTAAAACCCAGATCTTGGCGTGAAAGGAGTTATGAGCCAGAGCATATAgcatcgaaagaatggccaaaaacaaACTCGCTAAGACGGGGTCGCCCGCAGAGTTCCTACATTAAAAATCATGTCGATAGAGTACCTGAAAGGATCAGGGGTGTATCGGTGGATAGATATAATCCAAATAGTTATCAGCCACCGCTAACAAAATTGCATCCAGCGCCAGCTACTCACGTATTAGATCCAATTATACAATCGCAGACGTATCACAACCCCAACGTGCCTGCTTATCACGCTAGAGCTTCAGCAGAACCAAg aGAGCAACCAATTTCTTATCAGCAGCCCCGAGCGAGCAGGGAACCGAAAGCAGCCCCCGTGCAGTCCAGATCTTTTAAATATCTTCAATGGATTACTGGAACTGAAGATTGA
- the LOC126970716 gene encoding uncharacterized protein LOC126970716 encodes MKRKEDWKDEVRKQNVNRGLQYISRNGKVHNKKLLKPSCPTTCRKKCYEKISGETRSKIFKTFWDIGDHSRQWDFLTKYATKEIKKRITTDKENTKRLSTIAYTLPIYETDNVVIRNIPVCKTMFLNTLSISFNFLYTALEKLEKGQGAVQSDQRGKHVHHQKKITDEMKQSVLDHVASFSPVESHYIRKDSNKKYLDRSLSSPKMFRLYEEWFDSSKYTNKITNVRQCRDIINNNINISFHKPKKDVCEECHIFENNKQHTEQEAEKQAEDLKQKDLARQLKAEDKELAQQNPEILTAAYDLQKCLNVPHGNVSTFYYKRKLTVYNFTVFDLGHRQGYCFAWHQQTAKRGANEIASCVFKFIEQTVMAGIKDYRFWSDNCSGQNRNRIVFLMYMMASYKYKIKISHRFLIVGDTQNEGDSMHALIERQTKDKILYTPAQWYMAFQFAKTDDKPYKVTEVSQDIVMDFKTMLTKVNNWNFACDGSKMQWNKVTEIKIEPENPYKLCFKTSYMADSYNCIDCANKPKATRNQTVPNIDFRDLRPAYNRPIPIDKNKHKDLMDMCNKLVIPKEYHLFFSSLIKTDSNRNESDSE; translated from the exons ATGAAGCGGAAAGAG GACTGGAAGGATGAGGTAAGGAAACAAAATGTCAACAGAGGTTTACAATATATAAGTAGAAATGGAAAAGTGCATAATAAAAAACTACTGAAACCTTCATGTCCTACAACCTGTAGAAAgaaatgttatgaaaaaatatccGGAGAGACTAGATCAAAGATATTTAAAACGTTTTGGGATATTGGAGATCATTCCAGGCAGTGGGACTTTTTGACGAAGTATGCTACCAAAGAAATAAAGAAGAGGATAACAACAGACAAGGAGAATACTAAAAGACTGAGTACTATTGCTTATACTTTACCTATTTACGAAACAGACAACGTTGTTATAAGGAATATACCTGTATGTAAaacaatgtttttaaataccttATCTATAAGTTTCAATTTCCTTTATACAGCTTTAGAAAAACTAGAGAAAGGACAAGGAGCTGTACAGTCTGATCAGCGAGGAAAGCATGTTCACCAtcagaaaaaaataactgatgaaatgaaacaaagTGTGCTTGATCATGTTGCAAGTTTTTCGCCTGTGGAATCGCATTATATTCGTAAAGATTCCAACAAGAAGTATCTTGACAGGTCTCTATCGTCTCCTAAAATGTTTAGACTGTATGAAGAATGGTTTGATTCCAgtaagtacacaaataaaataactaatgtGCGGCAATGTCGTGACATTATCAACAACAATATAAACATTAGTTTCCATAAGCCGAAAAAAGATGTATGTGAAGAATGTcacatatttgaaaataataaacaacacACAGAACAAGAAGCAGAAAAACAGGCAGAGGACTTGAAACAAAAAGATTTAGCAAGACAGTTAAAAGCAGAAGACAAAGAATTAGCGCAACAGAATCCAGAAATACTGACAGCCGCTTACGATCTCCAAAAGTGCTTGAATGTACCCCATGGGAACGTAAgcacattttattataaacgaaAACTGACCGTTTATAattttactgtttttgatctAGGACATCGTCAAGGTTATTGCTTTGCCTGGCACCAACAAACTGCTAAAAGAGGAGCAAATGAAATTGCTAgctgtgtttttaaatttattgaacaaACAGTTATGGCAGGTATAAAAGATTACCGATTCTGGTCTGATAACTGCAGTGGTCAGAATCGGAACAGAAtcgtttttttaatgtatatgaTGGCaagttataaatacaaaataaaaattagtcaTCGTTTTCTGATTGTTGGTGACACTCAAAACGAGGGAGATAGTATGCATGCGCTTATAGAAAGACAGACGAAAGACAAAATACTATATACGCCTGCCCAATGGTACATGGCGTTTCAATTTGCTAAAACTGACGATAAACCTTATAAGGTCACCGAAGTGTCTCAAGATATTGTGATGGACTTCAAAACAATGCTTACAAAGGTTAACAACTGGAATTTTGCCTGTGATGGATCTAAGATGCAATGGAATAAagttactgaaataaaaattgagcCAGAAAATCCTTACAAATTATGTTTCAAAACTAGTTACATGGCAGATTCTTATAACTGTATTGACTGTGCTAATAAACCTAAAGCAACACGTAATCAAACTGTCCCTAATATAGATTTTCGTGATCTTCGCCCAGCTTACAACAGGCCAATCccaatagataaaaataaacacaaagaTTTAATGGACATGTGCAACAAATTAGTGATACCTAAGGAATATCACTTGTTTTTTTCTAGTTTGATTAAGACTGACAGCAATAGAAATGAAAGCGAttcagaataa
- the LOC126970404 gene encoding probable serine/threonine-protein kinase kinX isoform X2 gives MSTKSESETEFTDEEIEVEPAPQKSLTEDVPIKENGDTDTAITVKLPSKKSEVKSETKVEVSKKTLPNGSVQEVKKTITKTTIDGKTEIKTETETTTIPKQEDDEEIEYEVEEEEEEEDVVEEDENDEKVVESNYLESKKNVGCERNSTDEVYKESVEDTFEKDNKEEELEQEKGIESKGLSDTYKTGQVITQEEKHESSTTKRVVIVHSEEDFDKPDSECHNEIKDVLNYQENDQECVDAKADEVVEINIQSNVAEESQLCDDDKPENDEVETRTIESQIKTNLKPNEDNDEKELISENGVENEDDVSETYEEAKEGEDSSKLDDKVMKDTETKDNVDETEDMPKDSLNDQNQIVKNVVEELNLLKPQQLIDGDHKDIEIPIKVEYNETISQQETKSHEPSSDSNVTRKTEQACTVPLDKVEEIEIKPIGPVQEITKKTHTEIITTTSDKPASRLSTQTEFNIIENFVTVNRTTKTLDHAYEEIPDNIPEIKTFAPSDNHRILISPPPHIKTFQPVFSSEPTERRHSLLLDRISVERQMPSEIIHNSYISPNQFSNNQQYPQEPQSEVLVVNNVKPSAIIKNQQWYQRHNENTNCESMVHETYQNDQWQESQPLRKPHFKCQSFPKPVQQPRPQTQQSVPPPPQNAPRIQPSPQPIYQTMAQQTPFGTHPVNQVQEPPKPIYQPQPQFQQTYHNTSQENFNISNNNYEHNIYPSHKSQNTWTPSNWDIQSQPNPQSNQYSYLTKEVENIQNSTREFKSSYVPPPWEQDPKYVVDNAPQTHYQPAPTKPQFSVNQPWKSSKPTNKFTKTTTSSYTPPAPNQSFVKAASTTESSKTQGRKTYYSEYERRFISVPESNYLPSETKYQPQPDPSPQYYYDNNEPAEIVEPQWRKELREFKEKTTTHTEETTVRPPWEEDPKYSAPKDFTPTQTPIPTWTQTLKPRSWRERSYEPEHIASKEWPKTNSLRRGRPQSSYIKNHVDRVPERIRGVSVDRYNPNSYQPPLTKLHPAPATHVLDPIIQSQTYHNPNVPAYHARASAEPREQPISYQQPRASREPKAAPVQSRSFKYLQWITGTED, from the exons ATGTCTACAAAATCAGAGTCAGAAACCGAATTTACTGAT GAAGAAATTGAGGTGGAACCAGCACCGCAAAAATCCTTAACAGAAGACGTACCAATAAAAGAAAATGGTGACACAGATACCGCTATTACTGTGAaattaccttcaaaaaagtcgGAAGTGAAATCTGAAACAAAAGTAGAGGTATCAAAGAAAACTTTGCCGAATGGGTCCGTGCAAGAAGTAAAGAAAACAATTACCAAAACTACTATTGATGGGAAAACTGAAATTAAAACTGAAACAGAGACAACAACCATACCAAAACAGGAAGACGATGAAGAGATAGAGTATGAAGTTGAAGAGGAAGAGGAAGAAGAAGATGTTGTTGAAGAAGACGAAAATGATGAAAAAGTAGTTGAAAGTAATTATTTAGAATCTAAGAAAAATGTCGGATGTGAAAGAAATAGTACTGATGAAGTTTATAAAGAAAGTGTTGAAGATACATTTGAAAAAGACAATAAGGAAGAAGAATTAGAGCAGGAAAAGGGCATAGAAAGCAAAGGTCTAAGCGATACTTATAAAACTGGGCAGGTAATTACTCAAGAAGAAAAACACGAATCAAGCACAACGAAAAGAGTCGTAATTGTTCATTCCGAGGAAGATTTTGATAAGCCTGATAGCGAATGTCATAATGAAATCAAGGATGTATTGAATTATCAGGAAAATGATCAAGAATGTGTAGATGCTAAGGCAGATGAAGTTGTAGAAATTAATATTCAATCAAATGTTGCAGAGGAGTCTCAGCTTTGTGATGACGATAAACCAGAAAACGATGAAGTAGAAACTAGAACCATTGAATCACAAATCAAAACGAATTTGAAGCCAAACGAGGATAATGATGAAAAAGAATTGATATCTGAAAATGGTGTGGAGAACGAGGATGACGTTAGTGAAACTTATGAGGAAGCAAAAGAAGGAGAAGACTCCTCAAAGCTAGACGATAAAGTAATGAAAGACACTGAAACAAAAGATAATGTAGATGAGACAGAGGATATGCCTAAGGATTCATTGAATGATCAGAatcaaattgttaaaaatgtggTCGAGgagttaaatttattaaaaccaCAACAACTAATAGACGGTGATCACAAAGACatagaaattccaataaaagtaGAATACAATGAAACAATATCACAGCAAGAAACAAAAAGTCACGAGCCCTCTTCAGATAGTAACGTTACAAGAAAAACAGAACAGGCATGTACTGTGCCACTCGATAAAGTGGAAGAGATAGAAATCAAACCTATAGGTCCAGTACAGgaaattaccaaaaaaacacATACTGAAATAATAACTACGACTTCCGATAAGCCAGCTAGTAGACTGAGCACGCAGactgaatttaatataattgaaaatttcGTAACCGTGAATCGGACGACTAAAACTTTGGACCATGCTTATGAAGAAATCCCTGATAATATACCAGAGATTAAAACATTTGCTCCTTCTGACAATCATAGAATACTGATTTCACCTCCACCTCATATCAAAACCTTTCAACCAGTATTCTCCTCAGAACCGACAGAGAGACGACACAGTTTATTACTTGATAGGATTAGCGTAGAACGCCAAATGCCTTCGGAAATAATCCATAATAGCTATATAAGTCCAAATCAATTCAGCAACAACCAACAATATCCACAAGAACCGCAATCAGAAGTTCTTGTAGTAAACAACGTCAAACCAAGtgctataataaaaaatcagcaATGGTACCAGAGACATAATGAAAATACCAATTGCGAAAGCATGGTTCATGAAACATATCAGAATGATCAATGGCAGGAGAGTCAACCCCTTCGAAAGCCGCATTTTAAATGTCAGTCATTCCCAAAACCTGTTCAGCAACCAAGACCTCAAACACAACAATCAGTACCACCACCTCCACAAAATGCGCCGAGAATACAACCCTCACCACAACCAATTTATCAAACAATGGCACAACAAACACCTTTCGGAACTCACCCAGTAAATCAAGTACAAGAACCACCAAAACCAATCTATCAACCACAGCCTCAATTTCAACAAACATATCACAATACCTCTCAAGAAAACTTCAACATTTCAAACAATAATTATGAGCATAATATTTATCCATCCCATAAATCACAAAATACTTGGACCCCTAGTAATTGGGACATTCAGTCCCAACCAAACCCTCAGTCGAATCAGTACTCCTATTTAACAAAGGAAGTTGAAAATATTCAGAATTCGACTCGCGAATTTAAATCATCATACGTGCCTCCACCGTGGGAACAAGATCCTAAATATGTCGTTGACAATGCACCTCAAACTCATTATCAGCCGGCTCCAACTAAACCACAATTCTCTGTGAACCAACCATGGAAATCATCCAAACCAACAAACAAGTTTACAAAAACAACCACTTCGTCGTACACGCCCCCAGCTCCTAATCAATCCTTTGTTAAGGCGGCTAGCACAACAGAATCCTCAAAAACACAAGGTCGTAAAACTTATTATAGTGAATATGAACGTCGATTCATCTCTGTTCCGGAGTCAAATTACCTGCCCTCTGAGACAAAATATCAACCACAGCCAGATCCATCGCCACAGtactattatgataataatgagCCCGCTGAAATTGTTGAGCCCCAGTGGCGTAAGGAATTGAGAGAGTTTAAAGAAAAGACAACAACACATACAGAAGAAACTACTGTGAGACCACCGTGGGAAGAAGATCCGAAATATTCAGCACCAAAAGACTTCACACCAACACAAACACCAATACCAACTTGGACACAGACATTAAAACCCAGATCTTGGCGTGAAAGGAGTTATGAGCCAGAGCATATAgcatcgaaagaatggccaaaaacaaACTCGCTAAGACGGGGTCGCCCGCAGAGTTCCTACATTAAAAATCATGTCGATAGAGTACCTGAAAGGATCAGGGGTGTATCGGTGGATAGATATAATCCAAATAGTTATCAGCCACCGCTAACAAAATTGCATCCAGCGCCAGCTACTCACGTATTAGATCCAATTATACAATCGCAGACGTATCACAACCCCAACGTGCCTGCTTATCACGCTAGAGCTTCAGCAGAACCAAg aGAGCAACCAATTTCTTATCAGCAGCCCCGAGCGAGCAGGGAACCGAAAGCAGCCCCCGTGCAGTCCAGATCTTTTAAATATCTTCAATGGATTACTGGAACTGAAGATTGA